In Ochrobactrum sp. Marseille-Q0166, a single genomic region encodes these proteins:
- a CDS encoding linear amide C-N hydrolase — MSLWSNILPFFTDLPTFQSSHDLWFACTALLFRDANAGVYAGRTMELSMELPYLVASIPSGHQFTSSVDGHDPLNFESKYSIFAIVVPNETVADLKIVEGINEKGLTFSVLAYAGASGPADNAAKTKSMLAAIDLGAWILGQFGSADEVKANLAENTVILTSLAPLHGAKTPFHFVVHDSAGKSIVIEFSNEKQNVYDNPVGVMTNGPEFTWHLTNLNNYTFLTNLDQSTGKFGDLEVSQPDSGIATAGLPASNTSVGRFVRAAYYAQYAEKPKPESAIRALGHVMNNFDRPRGITIDPPQSGGLDIEGASADGEEYKTEYTSWTALADLNKNEFYIRTYAGLNFIKFDLQRLFALKELKVAPLDKISALDVVDATDALVK; from the coding sequence GTGTCTTTGTGGTCAAATATACTGCCGTTTTTTACTGATTTGCCGACTTTTCAGTCTTCACATGATTTGTGGTTCGCATGCACTGCGCTTTTGTTCCGAGATGCGAACGCCGGTGTTTATGCGGGCCGAACGATGGAATTATCGATGGAGCTGCCATATTTGGTAGCCTCGATTCCAAGCGGGCATCAGTTCACATCTTCTGTGGATGGACATGATCCCCTTAATTTTGAATCGAAATATTCGATATTTGCAATCGTCGTTCCCAATGAAACTGTTGCCGATCTCAAAATCGTTGAAGGCATCAATGAGAAGGGCTTAACCTTCAGTGTGCTGGCTTATGCCGGCGCCTCTGGCCCCGCTGATAATGCTGCAAAGACGAAATCCATGCTTGCTGCTATTGATTTGGGTGCCTGGATACTCGGACAATTTGGTAGTGCCGATGAAGTTAAGGCGAACTTAGCTGAGAATACGGTGATTTTGACATCGCTTGCGCCTCTGCATGGCGCGAAGACGCCATTCCATTTCGTCGTTCATGACAGTGCTGGTAAGTCGATTGTCATCGAATTTTCGAATGAAAAGCAGAACGTCTATGATAACCCCGTAGGTGTGATGACAAATGGCCCGGAATTTACCTGGCACCTTACAAATCTGAACAATTATACTTTCCTCACCAATCTGGACCAGTCTACAGGCAAGTTTGGAGATTTAGAGGTATCACAGCCGGATTCAGGCATCGCTACGGCAGGTCTTCCTGCCTCCAATACATCTGTAGGTCGCTTTGTGCGTGCAGCATATTATGCCCAATACGCTGAAAAACCTAAGCCTGAAAGTGCGATACGGGCACTTGGACACGTGATGAATAATTTTGATCGTCCTCGTGGGATCACAATTGATCCGCCGCAATCAGGTGGATTGGATATCGAAGGCGCTTCGGCTGACGGTGAAGAATATAAAACAGAATATACGTCATGGACGGCGCTTGCTGACCTGAACAAGAATGAGTTTTATATACGCACTTATGCTGGATTGAATTTTATCAAGTTTGATTTGCAGCGTCTTTTTGCTTTGAAAGAGTTGAAAGTCGCACCGCTGGATAAAATATCAGCTCTCGATGTCGTTGATGCGACGGATGCACTTGTGAAATAA
- a CDS encoding ATP-binding protein codes for MRIPALSLATQTAIIIAAMLLLSVGLAYLGVNWYSSYIEESLLQTLPSGAANAYRDINAGILPDTAGLKELFEYLNKLTEPLDWNLYVSVLLSGFLSALICSAIGIYLARKIAQPLKELTVVAQALKSGDFSVRMTSSPKSTIEVASLIDSFNALATSLQDMEKRLQFNNMAVAHELRTPLTILRGTMQGMVDGIFPLEKKALGNLLLQAEGLSRIVEDLRTLSLAIGQKLVVHTERIELSELIDGVLHSAKPMFDSSHIEVETALQEVFVSGDSQRIRQAILALLENACRYAQKGANLRCEIDKLDDGLVAIRILDRGPGFPKNMCGVEVKPFWRGEGSRSRATGGTGLGLSVVQAIAIAHGGALELQNRPGGGASVSIILPGWGP; via the coding sequence ATGAGAATTCCAGCTCTTTCCCTCGCTACACAAACAGCTATCATTATTGCGGCTATGCTGCTTCTCAGTGTCGGCTTGGCATATTTAGGCGTTAATTGGTATTCATCCTATATTGAAGAAAGTTTGTTGCAGACACTGCCTAGCGGTGCGGCAAATGCCTATCGAGACATAAATGCGGGTATTCTTCCCGATACAGCCGGTCTTAAAGAACTATTTGAATATCTGAATAAGCTCACCGAACCTCTAGATTGGAATCTTTATGTTTCGGTTCTCCTATCTGGTTTCCTCTCGGCACTTATTTGTAGTGCGATAGGGATCTATCTGGCGAGAAAGATTGCCCAGCCACTAAAAGAATTAACAGTTGTCGCTCAGGCTTTGAAATCGGGAGATTTTTCGGTACGCATGACGAGCTCCCCCAAAAGTACGATTGAAGTGGCGAGTCTCATCGACAGCTTCAATGCACTTGCGACAAGTCTTCAGGATATGGAGAAGAGATTACAATTCAATAACATGGCCGTTGCACACGAATTACGCACTCCGCTTACAATTTTGCGTGGAACAATGCAGGGCATGGTTGATGGTATTTTTCCGCTGGAAAAGAAAGCTTTGGGAAATCTTCTTCTACAGGCGGAAGGGCTATCCAGAATTGTAGAAGACCTTCGTACTTTGTCGCTTGCTATCGGTCAGAAACTCGTAGTCCACACTGAGCGGATTGAGCTTTCTGAGTTAATTGACGGTGTTTTGCATTCTGCAAAGCCGATGTTTGATTCAAGCCATATCGAAGTCGAAACGGCATTGCAGGAAGTTTTTGTGTCAGGAGATTCTCAACGCATTCGACAAGCCATTTTGGCGCTTCTTGAGAATGCGTGCAGATATGCACAAAAGGGTGCAAATCTGCGATGTGAAATAGACAAGCTGGATGATGGTCTAGTGGCAATCCGCATTCTTGATCGTGGCCCGGGATTTCCAAAGAACATGTGCGGCGTTGAAGTGAAACCATTCTGGAGGGGAGAAGGGTCAAGATCAAGAGCCACGGGGGGAACAGGATTAGGGCTCTCTGTGGTTCAAGCGATTGCGATCGCACATGGCGGGGCGCTGGAATTGCAAAACAGGCCTGGCGGCGGTGCTTCAGTGTCAATTATTCTGCCCGGCTGGGGGCCATGA
- a CDS encoding response regulator → MENSLILVVEDEPEIAQILCAYLEREGYRTVRAADGETALQHHALLSPDLVLLDVRLPKMDGFTVLGRLRQSENIPVIMITALAEDLDRLSGLRLGADDYIVKPFNPHEVVARVKAVLRRTNADQQETVRRFGNFEVDFKSYAAFVYTEEKRVTLQLTLSEFRILAYMIRRPTHAFERSDILDACLPESEALARTVDTHISNLRRKLEELGQAGFFSAVRGIGYRFCDPK, encoded by the coding sequence GTGGAAAACAGCCTTATTCTAGTGGTGGAAGATGAGCCGGAAATCGCGCAAATTCTATGTGCGTATCTGGAACGGGAAGGATACCGGACGGTTCGTGCAGCCGATGGTGAAACTGCTTTACAACATCATGCACTTCTTTCACCCGACCTTGTTTTACTTGATGTCCGCCTCCCCAAAATGGATGGCTTTACGGTGCTTGGCCGCTTGCGCCAAAGTGAGAACATACCCGTCATTATGATAACGGCACTGGCAGAAGATCTGGATCGGCTGAGCGGATTGCGGTTAGGAGCAGATGATTATATCGTCAAACCGTTCAATCCTCATGAAGTTGTGGCACGGGTAAAAGCTGTGCTTCGCAGAACAAACGCTGACCAACAGGAGACGGTGCGGCGTTTCGGCAATTTTGAGGTCGATTTCAAGTCATATGCGGCATTTGTATACACGGAAGAGAAGCGCGTCACCTTGCAGCTAACCTTGAGTGAATTTCGTATTCTCGCTTACATGATCCGCCGGCCCACTCACGCCTTTGAACGCAGCGATATTCTTGACGCTTGTCTGCCGGAGAGTGAAGCACTTGCAAGGACGGTCGACACCCACATTTCAAATCTGAGGCGAAAGCTTGAAGAGCTGGGTCAAGCTGGTTTTTTCTCCGCTGTCCGAGGTATCGGTTACCGGTTCTGTGATCCAAAATGA
- a CDS encoding phosphatase PAP2 family protein, protein MQNLVPKSSNISYHVDTVADRWLPRSRTHAVSVLLVSSLFFIMFPSFDLAVTRFFANGDTFPLSENPILLAVRDTNRRAMIYLLVLMVVIIFLYALKPRKFEFLPPHKAFFVILTFLIGPFLTVQILKNFMGRARPRSLVEFGGSLEFTPVWQYAAECGRNCSFPSGEAATAAATLSIIVLIPAKWRAISLTILVPILLFASLNRVMFGAHFLSDVVIAWGLMCCLMVWLWNRIARNADIIDDSIKNFGEKTTRGP, encoded by the coding sequence ATGCAAAACCTTGTTCCTAAATCCAGCAATATTTCCTATCATGTGGATACCGTTGCTGACAGATGGCTGCCTCGTTCGAGGACACATGCTGTATCTGTTCTTCTGGTGTCCAGTCTCTTTTTTATTATGTTTCCTTCATTCGATCTGGCGGTTACGCGCTTTTTTGCAAATGGCGATACGTTTCCTCTGTCAGAGAACCCAATCCTATTGGCAGTACGCGACACTAACCGCCGGGCCATGATTTATCTGCTTGTCTTGATGGTTGTCATAATATTTCTCTACGCTCTTAAGCCGCGAAAGTTTGAGTTTTTACCTCCTCACAAGGCTTTTTTTGTCATTCTGACATTTCTTATCGGGCCATTTCTGACAGTACAGATTCTCAAAAATTTCATGGGCCGTGCTCGTCCGCGTAGTTTAGTCGAATTTGGTGGTTCGCTCGAATTTACACCTGTTTGGCAATATGCTGCCGAATGTGGCCGTAACTGTTCATTTCCCTCTGGAGAAGCCGCGACTGCTGCTGCTACTCTTTCAATAATTGTACTGATACCGGCAAAATGGCGCGCGATAAGCCTAACTATTCTCGTACCCATTCTACTATTTGCGTCTCTTAATCGCGTCATGTTTGGAGCGCATTTTCTTTCAGACGTTGTCATTGCTTGGGGGCTTATGTGTTGTTTGATGGTTTGGCTTTGGAATCGAATTGCACGCAACGCGGACATCATCGATGATTCAATCAAGAATTTTGGAGAGAAGACAACAAGAGGACCTTAA
- a CDS encoding GGDEF domain-containing protein, whose translation MRLPSRRVVKRTAAVSIIAAFISISISTGIRFVLGVHSDTITIVVRLLLPFVIAIPIALIWFSKLERLEEAYRALVRQANELARTASADPLTGVLNRRSFIKQFERAMEIGVRGWFLIADVDYLKVINDNFGHLAGDEAVVSTARALEAVLPEDSLIARIGGDEFCAFVPGVSQEEMLGFIQSVSEAAGTSFKNAVKTEGAALSVSVGKIVCNPKQTFKDVISQADEKLYRKKRMRNLRA comes from the coding sequence GTGCGTTTACCATCGCGAAGAGTAGTGAAACGGACTGCTGCCGTATCCATCATCGCGGCGTTTATTTCCATATCGATTTCGACTGGCATTCGCTTTGTATTAGGCGTGCATTCTGACACCATCACGATTGTTGTTCGTTTATTGCTGCCGTTTGTAATTGCCATTCCGATAGCGTTGATATGGTTCAGCAAACTGGAGCGACTAGAAGAAGCGTATCGTGCATTGGTACGTCAGGCGAATGAGCTTGCTCGGACTGCGAGTGCAGATCCGTTGACCGGTGTGTTGAACAGGCGAAGCTTTATAAAACAATTTGAGCGCGCAATGGAAATAGGGGTACGGGGATGGTTTCTCATAGCAGATGTTGACTATCTGAAAGTGATTAATGACAATTTCGGCCATCTTGCGGGTGATGAAGCTGTAGTTTCTACTGCGAGAGCATTAGAAGCTGTTTTGCCGGAAGATAGTCTAATTGCGCGCATCGGTGGTGATGAGTTCTGCGCATTCGTGCCAGGGGTCTCGCAGGAGGAGATGCTTGGCTTTATCCAAAGCGTGAGTGAAGCAGCAGGAACATCCTTCAAAAATGCTGTTAAGACTGAGGGAGCTGCATTATCGGTTTCGGTCGGCAAAATTGTTTGTAACCCTAAGCAGACATTTAAAGACGTTATCAGCCAGGCTGATGAAAAGCTTTACCGCAAAAAGAGAATGCGCAATCTGCGAGCTTGA
- the rpsU gene encoding 30S ribosomal protein S21, producing MQVLVRDNNIDQALRVLKKKMQREGIFRELKARRAYEKPSERRIREKEAAIGRAKKDAKKKAQREGLVPKNKRKPTVRPAYQTSSPQQYKVS from the coding sequence TTGCAGGTTCTTGTCAGGGATAACAACATTGATCAGGCGCTCCGCGTCCTTAAAAAGAAAATGCAGCGTGAAGGAATATTCCGGGAATTAAAAGCACGCCGCGCATATGAAAAGCCATCTGAGCGACGTATCCGCGAAAAGGAAGCGGCAATCGGGCGAGCGAAAAAAGATGCTAAAAAGAAAGCTCAGCGTGAAGGTCTGGTACCAAAAAATAAAAGAAAACCAACCGTTCGCCCAGCATACCAAACAAGTTCACCTCAACAATACAAAGTTTCTTAA
- a CDS encoding cold-shock protein, whose amino-acid sequence MNTGTVKWFNSTKGFGFIQPDNGGADTFVHISAVERSGLFSLNEGQKLTYDLEQDRKSGKMSACNLQAA is encoded by the coding sequence ATGAACACCGGAACAGTTAAATGGTTCAACTCCACAAAAGGCTTTGGCTTCATTCAGCCTGATAATGGCGGAGCAGACACATTTGTTCATATCTCAGCCGTTGAGCGCTCGGGTTTGTTTTCTCTCAATGAAGGCCAGAAATTGACTTACGATCTCGAACAGGATCGCAAGTCGGGTAAAATGTCGGCCTGTAACCTTCAGGCTGCTTAG
- a CDS encoding efflux RND transporter periplasmic adaptor subunit yields the protein MKPVLSLLGRYVLTLCLVAVSAFIALKAWYHYERTPWTRDGRVGVDVVQIAPEVSGTVNAVPVVDNQYVRRGDILYEIDPARLRLAVSLAEAEVEAKRQDMIVRQATARRHSQLKDVVSQEAAQQSNGAAAVAGAAYQSAVAALDLAKLNLARSTVRAPVDGYVTNLRLRPGDYATAGVTKVAVLDAASFWITGYFEETKVRQIRVGAPARIMLMGFDQPVTGHVESLGRGIDNSNDAPGHLGLPNVAATFSWVRLAQRIPVRIHIDRVPSDVDLAAGMTATVEIIPAAGDVTMGAQP from the coding sequence TTGAAACCTGTTTTATCCCTGCTTGGGCGCTATGTCTTGACCCTTTGCCTCGTCGCCGTCTCCGCCTTTATCGCGCTGAAGGCGTGGTACCATTACGAGCGAACGCCTTGGACCCGCGATGGCCGGGTTGGCGTCGATGTCGTACAGATCGCGCCGGAAGTCTCCGGCACGGTCAACGCAGTTCCCGTGGTTGATAACCAATATGTTCGTCGAGGTGACATCCTTTACGAGATCGATCCCGCGCGGCTGAGGCTGGCAGTGTCCCTGGCTGAGGCTGAGGTCGAAGCCAAGCGCCAGGATATGATCGTTCGTCAGGCAACGGCGCGGCGGCATAGCCAGCTCAAGGACGTTGTCTCCCAGGAGGCGGCTCAGCAATCGAACGGTGCGGCTGCGGTCGCGGGTGCTGCCTATCAGTCAGCAGTAGCGGCGCTCGATCTGGCCAAGCTCAACCTTGCGCGCTCGACTGTCCGCGCGCCGGTCGACGGTTATGTCACCAATTTAAGGCTTCGGCCGGGCGATTATGCGACGGCTGGTGTGACAAAGGTCGCTGTCCTCGACGCCGCCAGCTTCTGGATCACGGGTTATTTCGAGGAGACGAAGGTCCGACAGATCCGCGTTGGCGCGCCAGCGCGGATCATGCTGATGGGCTTTGATCAGCCCGTTACTGGACATGTCGAAAGCCTCGGACGAGGGATCGACAACAGCAACGACGCGCCCGGTCATCTCGGCCTGCCCAATGTGGCCGCGACATTTTCCTGGGTGCGGCTTGCCCAGCGCATCCCGGTGCGCATCCATATCGATCGGGTGCCTTCCGATGTCGATCTCGCGGCGGGCATGACAGCAACCGTCGAGATCATTCCTGCGGCAGGTGATGTGACCATGGGTGCGCAGCCATGA
- a CDS encoding DUF1656 domain-containing protein, with translation MIVDLDVGGVLMPGLVALAFVALIATMAVLRLLAASGLNRLFAYRPLVELATFVIIYGLLVLYLPLIGLLP, from the coding sequence ATGATCGTTGATCTCGATGTCGGAGGCGTCCTGATGCCCGGCCTCGTTGCGCTCGCGTTCGTCGCGCTTATCGCCACCATGGCAGTGCTCCGGCTGCTTGCCGCCTCGGGTCTCAATCGCCTGTTTGCTTATCGGCCGCTGGTCGAACTCGCTACCTTTGTCATCATCTACGGTCTGCTCGTGCTGTACCTGCCATTGATCGGACTCCTGCCTTGA
- a CDS encoding FUSC family protein, which produces MPSVNTPSSKTVAAIFEAGTSFLHSPSLKADADAILFSAKSFSAAMLAYYLSLSIGLPKPFWAIVTVYIVSQTSAGASISRGVYRFAGTLAGAIATVAIVPNFVNDPLVCSIVLAGWIGLCLFFSLLDRTPRAYAFVLAGYTASLIGFPSVLDPGAVFETASVRVQEISIGILCAVMIHRYILPKRMTGQFTRKLSATLRDARRMAGDALTGTPGESRRDRHQLAADLLAIQGLATHLPYDPAPTPPRQILQLIHDRLARLLWLATEIEDRISALRLGDGKVASELIALVGEISAWATDAETEDLEAAAAQLIARARSIQKRFGTDATMPGDRLAANLAGHLAEMVGLLHDCDRLGQNIAATGRLRDARSLHGPKRAKGYVYHRDPWVAGRTALGAIIGILFGCAFWIWAAWPEGGMAVSILGVCCTLFGNFDAPVPFIIKYMIGCVYGVVISLIYSFVILPQVTDFWVLVAVLAPAFLFAGSLQARLPTTFMALGITLTIPILSALGPYYTGDFATSFNSVIALFAAVGFGAVSMSLFQTMPVDGAINRLLRLSRRDVGRRALGAAPNEARWTSLMIDRTALLLPRLRLTGKAYPDVLDDTLHHLRIGHVVGQLHKTIPQIKGEVGVELRELLSVIAKHFIGGKPPKTTGLLDLNQQIESLIEKTADSLLRNRLQIVDLLIDLQFALGSQADKRIMADDR; this is translated from the coding sequence ATGCCATCCGTAAACACCCCCTCAAGCAAGACTGTTGCAGCTATTTTTGAAGCTGGAACCAGCTTCTTGCACTCACCCTCCCTGAAGGCGGATGCGGATGCGATCCTGTTTTCGGCGAAGAGTTTCTCCGCAGCAATGCTGGCTTACTACCTTTCGCTGAGTATCGGGCTTCCCAAACCGTTTTGGGCCATTGTAACTGTCTATATCGTCTCGCAGACGTCTGCCGGGGCCTCCATCAGCCGTGGTGTCTATCGCTTCGCTGGGACGCTGGCTGGTGCTATAGCAACGGTCGCGATCGTTCCTAACTTCGTGAACGATCCGTTAGTGTGCAGCATCGTGCTTGCGGGCTGGATCGGCCTTTGCCTTTTTTTCTCCCTGCTCGATCGTACACCACGCGCTTATGCCTTTGTTCTTGCCGGCTATACTGCGAGCCTGATCGGGTTCCCGAGCGTGCTTGATCCAGGCGCGGTTTTCGAGACGGCGTCGGTGCGCGTGCAGGAAATCTCGATCGGGATTCTGTGCGCAGTCATGATACATCGCTACATCCTGCCGAAACGCATGACCGGCCAGTTTACCCGCAAGCTATCGGCCACGCTGCGGGACGCCCGTCGGATGGCAGGTGATGCGCTGACTGGAACGCCCGGAGAAAGCCGTCGTGACCGTCACCAGCTTGCAGCGGACCTGCTAGCAATCCAGGGGCTTGCCACGCATCTGCCCTATGATCCGGCGCCTACACCGCCACGCCAGATACTGCAACTCATCCATGACCGGCTTGCACGCTTGCTGTGGCTCGCGACTGAGATCGAGGATCGGATTTCGGCTCTTCGTTTAGGGGACGGTAAAGTGGCTAGTGAGTTGATCGCCTTGGTCGGTGAAATCAGTGCCTGGGCCACAGACGCCGAAACGGAAGACCTGGAGGCTGCTGCAGCCCAACTCATCGCGCGCGCACGATCAATCCAGAAGCGCTTTGGCACCGACGCTACCATGCCCGGCGACAGGCTTGCGGCCAACCTCGCAGGTCATCTCGCCGAAATGGTCGGTCTGCTGCACGACTGTGACAGGCTCGGGCAGAACATCGCAGCGACCGGGCGATTGCGCGATGCCAGGTCGCTTCATGGACCGAAGCGGGCGAAGGGCTATGTCTATCACCGCGATCCCTGGGTGGCAGGGCGTACCGCACTGGGCGCGATCATCGGTATTCTCTTTGGCTGCGCCTTCTGGATCTGGGCGGCCTGGCCGGAGGGCGGAATGGCCGTATCCATTCTTGGCGTCTGCTGCACCCTGTTCGGTAATTTCGATGCGCCTGTGCCCTTTATTATCAAATATATGATCGGCTGTGTATACGGGGTTGTTATCAGCCTTATATACAGCTTCGTCATCCTGCCTCAGGTGACCGACTTTTGGGTTCTTGTCGCAGTGCTTGCGCCTGCGTTCCTGTTTGCTGGCTCTCTCCAAGCACGCCTTCCAACAACCTTCATGGCACTCGGCATCACGCTAACTATTCCGATCCTCTCGGCTCTCGGTCCTTATTACACCGGAGACTTCGCCACCTCATTCAACAGTGTGATCGCGCTGTTCGCAGCGGTCGGTTTCGGTGCGGTTAGCATGTCTCTGTTCCAGACCATGCCGGTCGATGGAGCGATCAACCGCTTGCTTCGCTTAAGCCGCCGGGATGTTGGCCGACGCGCGCTTGGCGCCGCGCCTAACGAAGCACGCTGGACAAGCCTGATGATTGATCGGACAGCCTTGCTTCTCCCAAGGTTGCGGCTGACCGGCAAAGCCTATCCCGATGTGCTCGACGATACGTTGCACCATCTTCGCATCGGGCATGTCGTCGGACAGCTTCATAAGACGATTCCACAGATCAAGGGTGAGGTCGGCGTCGAACTGAGAGAACTTCTATCAGTCATCGCCAAGCACTTCATTGGCGGGAAGCCGCCAAAAACGACGGGCCTTCTCGACCTCAATCAGCAGATTGAGTCCCTGATCGAGAAGACGGCAGATAGCCTGCTCAGGAACCGCCTGCAGATTGTAGATCTGCTCATCGACCTGCAGTTCGCGCTTGGCTCTCAAGCAGACAAGAGGATTATGGCCGATGATCGTTGA
- a CDS encoding helix-turn-helix transcriptional regulator codes for MSLLRSAVSLFDPDLTFLPAVAHKLNFADHEAEVPLHVHRKGQLILALHGAVTCTAGNEIWIVPPSCGVWIPGGVPHSARATANARLNYLFVEPDAANLPEVSCTLAVSTMIREMVDRLARERADYLADSHAARMARVILDELAQMPRERFNLPISSHPKIREMADALTIEPSDRSTLSDWAKQLAMSDRSLARLLIRETGLTFGRWRQQLHLVVALRELASGETVQNVAAELGYESVNAFITMFKKALGSTPAQYFSSRGTPPHSP; via the coding sequence ATGTCCTTGTTGCGATCTGCTGTCTCCCTTTTCGATCCCGACCTCACCTTTCTGCCTGCGGTCGCCCACAAGCTCAATTTCGCCGATCACGAGGCGGAAGTGCCTCTGCACGTACATCGCAAGGGCCAGTTGATTCTTGCCCTACATGGAGCCGTCACCTGCACTGCGGGCAACGAAATCTGGATCGTGCCTCCTAGTTGTGGCGTCTGGATACCTGGGGGTGTGCCGCATAGCGCCCGAGCGACGGCAAATGCGCGGCTTAACTATCTGTTCGTCGAGCCAGACGCGGCGAATTTACCGGAAGTCAGTTGCACCTTGGCGGTGTCTACCATGATCCGGGAGATGGTGGATCGGCTTGCTCGCGAGCGCGCTGACTATCTCGCCGACAGCCACGCCGCCCGGATGGCGCGGGTCATCCTCGATGAACTGGCACAGATGCCACGTGAGCGGTTCAACCTACCAATCTCCAGCCACCCAAAAATCCGGGAGATGGCAGACGCTCTGACGATCGAGCCTTCAGATCGCAGCACATTGAGCGATTGGGCGAAGCAGCTCGCAATGAGCGACCGGTCACTGGCCCGCCTGCTGATCCGGGAGACGGGACTAACGTTCGGGCGCTGGCGGCAGCAACTCCACCTTGTCGTCGCGCTGCGCGAACTGGCGAGCGGAGAAACGGTGCAGAATGTGGCCGCCGAACTGGGATATGAGTCGGTCAACGCGTTCATAACGATGTTCAAGAAGGCCTTGGGAAGCACGCCAGCGCAGTATTTTTCGTCCCGAGGCACACCACCCCATTCACCTTAA
- a CDS encoding VOC family protein: MILKTYARMFSADCDATLATLERLHGRKAHVRFRFGEWDLAGVGDMFVVAGTEESLAPIRDSHGPVIVRDIEAIEAELLACGATITQPIVDVPTGRMLYARHADGLHVEYVEWTDELVEKFIRKPQRGGRLSSEL; this comes from the coding sequence ATGATCCTCAAAACCTATGCACGGATGTTTTCAGCAGACTGCGATGCAACGCTGGCCACCCTCGAACGGCTTCACGGTCGCAAAGCGCATGTGCGGTTTCGCTTCGGCGAATGGGATTTGGCCGGCGTTGGGGACATGTTCGTTGTCGCGGGAACGGAGGAGTCACTCGCACCAATTCGGGATAGCCACGGCCCTGTCATCGTGCGCGATATCGAGGCAATTGAAGCCGAGCTGCTTGCGTGCGGAGCAACCATCACTCAGCCGATCGTAGATGTTCCTACAGGGCGGATGCTCTATGCCCGCCACGCCGATGGCCTCCACGTCGAATATGTGGAGTGGACGGATGAGCTCGTTGAAAAATTTATCCGCAAGCCGCAACGCGGCGGACGCTTGTCATCCGAACTGTAA
- a CDS encoding TetR/AcrR family transcriptional regulator codes for MKQEPNKGGRPRGFDRDDAIETAMHLFWRYGYEGVSLAMLTEAIGIAPPSLYAAFGSKTGLYREALDRYSAATEFTLSRSDDEALTLDEALSHLFDQAIERVTGEQGERGCMVSIGLLFCHPDHVRLSDELTIRRHDMAVRLENDLRHWLPSARCGEAARFVCAVLQGIAVQAKDGATARDLRATADIGRAALTAMVEA; via the coding sequence ATGAAACAGGAACCGAATAAAGGTGGTCGCCCTCGTGGCTTTGATCGCGACGACGCGATTGAGACAGCAATGCACCTCTTCTGGAGGTACGGATATGAGGGGGTTTCGCTTGCCATGCTGACCGAAGCGATTGGTATAGCGCCTCCCAGTCTCTATGCCGCGTTCGGAAGCAAAACCGGGCTATATCGCGAGGCTCTGGATCGCTACTCGGCGGCGACAGAATTCACGCTTTCCCGTAGTGACGACGAAGCCCTGACCCTCGACGAAGCCCTTTCGCATCTGTTCGACCAAGCCATCGAGAGAGTGACGGGGGAGCAGGGCGAGCGCGGATGCATGGTTTCAATAGGATTGCTTTTCTGCCACCCAGATCACGTTCGACTGAGCGACGAGCTTACTATCCGCCGACACGATATGGCAGTACGCCTTGAGAATGACCTTCGGCATTGGCTGCCATCAGCTCGCTGTGGCGAGGCTGCGCGCTTCGTCTGCGCTGTCTTGCAAGGCATTGCCGTTCAGGCCAAAGACGGAGCGACTGCGCGCGATCTTCGCGCCACGGCAGACATCGGTCGGGCTGCACTTACGGCCATGGTTGAGGCGTAA
- a CDS encoding SDR family oxidoreductase — protein sequence MVFEAKNRKLMHASGGEPGRVDRVWDTILMARGGQPEKVARAIVWLASDEASLITGRFLDVTGGK from the coding sequence ATGGTATTCGAGGCGAAGAACCGAAAATTGATGCACGCTAGCGGCGGAGAGCCGGGACGGGTGGATCGGGTCTGGGACACGATCCTCATGGCAAGAGGTGGCCAACCCGAAAAAGTCGCCCGCGCGATTGTGTGGCTGGCGAGTGACGAGGCCTCCTTGATTACCGGTAGATTCCTCGATGTCACCGGAGGTAAGTGA